In Notolabrus celidotus isolate fNotCel1 chromosome 22, fNotCel1.pri, whole genome shotgun sequence, one genomic interval encodes:
- the yy1a gene encoding transcriptional repressor protein YY1a: protein MASGDTLYIETDGSEMPAEIVELHEIEVETIETTVVGDDGEHQPMIALQPLDDPHSLHPHQEVILVQTREEVVGEDDSELHTDDGFEDQILIPVPAVEEDYIEQTLVTVAGKSSSTGRMRKPGSGKKTGKKSYMSGGDMGRKWEQKQVQIKTLEGEFSVTMWASDDKKDIDHEEQIIGENSPPDYSEYMTGKKLPPGGIPGIDLSDPKQLAEFARMKPRKVKEDDAPRT from the exons ATGGCGTCGGGGGATACCCTGTACATAGAAACGGACGGGTCAGAAATGCCAGCCGAAATAGTGGAACTGCATGAAATCGAAGTAGAGACAATCGAGACCACAGTTGTTGGAGACGACGGAGAACACCAGCCTATGATCGCCTTGCAGCCTCTGGACGATCCACACTCCCTCCACCCGCACCAGGAGGTGATCTTAGTGCAAACGAGAGAGGAGGTCGTGGGTGAGGATGACTCTGAACTGCACACGGATGATGGTTTTGAGGACCAAATCCTCATCCCAGTACCCGCCGTTGAGGAGGACTATATCGAACAGACTCTGGTTACAGTCGCGGGGAAAAGCTCCTCGACAGGCCGGATGAGGAAGCCTGGAAGCGGGAAGAAAACGGGCAAAAAGAGCTATATGAGCGGCGGAGACATGGGCAGAAAGTGGGAACAGAAGCAGGTCCAGATAAAGACTTTGGAGGGGGAGTTTTCGGTGACTATGTGGGCATCGG ACGACAAGAAAGACATAGACCATGAAGAGCAAATCATAGGGGAAAACTCGCCTCCTGATTACTCTGAATACATGACGGGGAAGAAGCTTCCTCCCGGAGGCATCCCAGGCATCGACCTGTCAGACCCAAAACAGCTGGCAGAGTTTGCACG AATGAAACCACGAAAAGTAAAAGAAGACGATGCACCAAGGACG
- the evla gene encoding enah/Vasp-like a isoform X2: MSEQSICQARASVMVYDDASKKWVPIKPGQQGFSRINIYHNTANNTFRVVGVKLQDQQVVINYSIVKGLKYNQATPTFHQWRDARQVYGLNFASKEEATTFSNAMLFALNVLSSPDSGGPVVQRQNGPSSEESEAQRRMMEQHQMQAHKERERRTSGSVVSTLQYKVSTPPTHPDTPPEYRQYRASTLPPSYVRVASSSPPSSASSSSSQEKEAGIARDKAQLSSQLSTSLASAFSPVQAGVNTMGRQVRQIPLSPPTAARHLYLQQQLQQQDIMLPPKHGTWSASHLQQMYAQMPPSSSPPVMMAMPVKQGMPPQPVLPMAHPLPPLNPRMKPPPLDPGTASGPHQYPQHQLHPQSNGQPDDSYTSHSQHLPLTPQYCEPVPLPPLIGQTAPGPAPQYPSTFHPQQQHLPPQQQQQQQQQQQQQQQQQVYYQQAQPPTTTTSTSSSSSSPPSYTAMSDGGSPKKTPSPVPQQAPMASSSPPVSAGHPAMLSVAPPAAVPAPMAGPPAPPPPPGPPPPMAVPPPMPPPLPTGGGPPGGPPGVQLQPSGLAAALAGAKLRKVHRDESSPPSSGGKSDSNRSSGGSGGGGEGLMQEMNALLARRRKASEKPDEEDSSGRGSDAVKKPWERSNSADKSSLVSRVRPIGSTSESDTEFDRMKQEILDEVVRELHKVKDEIINAIRQEIGRISTS, translated from the exons GTGGTGATCAACTACTCCATAGTGAAAGGCCTGAAATACAATCAGGCCACCCCAACCTTCCACCAGTGGCGTGACGCCCGTCAGGTCTATGGGCTGAACTTTGCCAGTAAGGAGGAGGCCACTACCTTCTCCAACGCAATGCTGTTCGCCCTCAATGTCCTCAGCTCGCCTGACAGTGGAG GTCCAGTCGTTCAACGCCAAAATGGGCCGTCCTCGGAGGAAAGCGAGGCACAGAGGAG GATGATGGAGCAGCATCAGATGCAGGCGCACAAGGAGAGGGAGCGACGAACGTCTGGATCAG TCGTTTCCACTCTCCAATATAAAGTCTCCACCCCTCCCACCCACCCAGACACTCCACCCGAGTACAGACAGTACAGGGCTAGCACACTGCCACCCTCCTACGTCCGCGtggcctcctcctctcctccctcctctgcctcctcttcttcctcacagGAGAAAGAGGCGGGGATTGCTAGGGACAAGGCCCAGCTCTCTTCCCAGCTCTCCACCTCTCTAGCCTCTGCCTTTTCCCCAGTCCAGGCGGGCGTGAACACCATGGGCCGACAGGTCCGCCAGATCCCCCTGTCCCCCCCCACAGCCGCCCGCCACCTCTACCTGCAACAGCAACTGCAGCAACAAGACATCATGCTGCCCCCAAAACATGGCACCTGGTCAGCCTCGCATTTGCAGCAAATGTACGCCCAGatgcccccctcctcctccccgccTGTTATGATGGCCATGCCTGTGAAGCAGGGCATGCCCCCACAGCCTGTCCTCCCCATGGCTCACCCCCTCCCACCCCTGAACCCCAGAATGAAGCCCCCACCTCTTGACCCTGGCACTGCATCAGGCCCTCACCAGTACCCCCAGCACCAACTCCACCCTCAGTCCAACGGCCAGCCAGATGACTCCTACACTTCTCACTCTCAGCATCTGCCACTCACCCCACAGTACTGCGAGCCCGTCCCCCTGCCTCCCCTGATAGGTCAGACAGccccaggccccgccccccagtACCCATCCACCTTCCaccctcagcagcagcatctgccaccacaacaacaacaacaacaacaacaacaacaacagcagcagcagcagcagcaggtgtactACCAGCAGGCCCagccccccaccaccaccacctccacctcctcctcttcctcctcgcccCCCTCTTACACTGCCATGTCTGACGGGGGCTCGCCCAAGAAGACCCCCTCCCCTGTCCCCCAGCAGGCCCCCATGGCCAGCAGCA GCCCCCCTGTCTCTGCAGGTCACCCCGCCATGCTCTCTGTGGCTCCTCCAGCTGCAGTTCCAGCACCCATGGCTGGTCCTCCAGCCCCTCCACCCCCACCAGGTCCACCACCCCCAATGGCAGTGCCCCCACCTATGCCCCCTCCACTTCCCACTGGTGGAGGGCCTCCTGGGGGCCCGCCGGGGGTCCAGCTACAACCCTCAGGACTGGCTGCAGCACTGGCTGGAGCCAAACTACGTAAAGTACATAGG GATGAGAGCAGTCCGCCAAGCTCTGGTGGCAAAAGTGATTCCAACCGGTCCAGTGGTggcagtggtggtggtggggaggGCCTGATGCAGGAGATGAATGCCTTACTAGCTCGCAG aCGGAAAGCTTCAGAGAAACCTGATGAA GAGGACTCTAGCGGTCGGGGATCAG ATGCTGTGAAAAAGCCATGGGAACGATCCAACTCTGCAGACAAGTCCTCGCTGGTGTCAAG AGTGAGACCCATCGGAAGCACCAGTGAATCAGACACAGAATTTGACAGGATGAAACAG GAAATTTTGGATGAGGTTGTTCGTGAGTTGCATAAAGTGAAAGATGAAATCATAAATG CCATCAGACAAGAAATCGGCAGAATCAGTACGTCCTAA
- the evla gene encoding enah/Vasp-like a isoform X3 → MFFGLLLIFSSFTCLVAQLVAFHSSHVFLFSVFLCLLPSFRPPLHLHLLFLSLSLSLSLSLSVSLSLLLSVLLSLPVTVVSTLQYKVSTPPTHPDTPPEYRQYRASTLPPSYVRVASSSPPSSASSSSSQEKEAGIARDKAQLSSQLSTSLASAFSPVQAGVNTMGRQVRQIPLSPPTAARHLYLQQQLQQQDIMLPPKHGTWSASHLQQMYAQMPPSSSPPVMMAMPVKQGMPPQPVLPMAHPLPPLNPRMKPPPLDPGTASGPHQYPQHQLHPQSNGQPDDSYTSHSQHLPLTPQYCEPVPLPPLIGQTAPGPAPQYPSTFHPQQQHLPPQQQQQQQQQQQQQQQQQVYYQQAQPPTTTTSTSSSSSSPPSYTAMSDGGSPKKTPSPVPQQAPMASSSPPVSAGHPAMLSVAPPAAVPAPMAGPPAPPPPPGPPPPMAVPPPMPPPLPTGGGPPGGPPGVQLQPSGLAAALAGAKLRKVHRDESSPPSSGGKSDSNRSSGGSGGGGEGLMQEMNALLARRRKASEKPDEEDSSGRGSDAVKKPWERSNSADKSSLVSRVRPIGSTSESDTEFDRMKQEILDEVVRELHKVKDEIINAIRQEIGRISTS, encoded by the exons ATGTTTTTTGGATTGCTCCTGATTTTCTCATCTTTTACTTGCTTGGTTGCTCAGTTGGTTGCTTTTCATTCTTCTcacgtttttctcttttctgttttcctttgtttgttgCCCTCCTttcgtcctcctcttcatctgcatctcctcttcctctctctctctctctctctctctctctctctctctgtctctctctctctcctcctctctgtccttctaTCTCTGCCCGTCACAGTCGTTTCCACTCTCCAATATAAAGTCTCCACCCCTCCCACCCACCCAGACACTCCACCCGAGTACAGACAGTACAGGGCTAGCACACTGCCACCCTCCTACGTCCGCGtggcctcctcctctcctccctcctctgcctcctcttcttcctcacagGAGAAAGAGGCGGGGATTGCTAGGGACAAGGCCCAGCTCTCTTCCCAGCTCTCCACCTCTCTAGCCTCTGCCTTTTCCCCAGTCCAGGCGGGCGTGAACACCATGGGCCGACAGGTCCGCCAGATCCCCCTGTCCCCCCCCACAGCCGCCCGCCACCTCTACCTGCAACAGCAACTGCAGCAACAAGACATCATGCTGCCCCCAAAACATGGCACCTGGTCAGCCTCGCATTTGCAGCAAATGTACGCCCAGatgcccccctcctcctccccgccTGTTATGATGGCCATGCCTGTGAAGCAGGGCATGCCCCCACAGCCTGTCCTCCCCATGGCTCACCCCCTCCCACCCCTGAACCCCAGAATGAAGCCCCCACCTCTTGACCCTGGCACTGCATCAGGCCCTCACCAGTACCCCCAGCACCAACTCCACCCTCAGTCCAACGGCCAGCCAGATGACTCCTACACTTCTCACTCTCAGCATCTGCCACTCACCCCACAGTACTGCGAGCCCGTCCCCCTGCCTCCCCTGATAGGTCAGACAGccccaggccccgccccccagtACCCATCCACCTTCCaccctcagcagcagcatctgccaccacaacaacaacaacaacaacaacaacaacaacagcagcagcagcagcagcaggtgtactACCAGCAGGCCCagccccccaccaccaccacctccacctcctcctcttcctcctcgcccCCCTCTTACACTGCCATGTCTGACGGGGGCTCGCCCAAGAAGACCCCCTCCCCTGTCCCCCAGCAGGCCCCCATGGCCAGCAGCA GCCCCCCTGTCTCTGCAGGTCACCCCGCCATGCTCTCTGTGGCTCCTCCAGCTGCAGTTCCAGCACCCATGGCTGGTCCTCCAGCCCCTCCACCCCCACCAGGTCCACCACCCCCAATGGCAGTGCCCCCACCTATGCCCCCTCCACTTCCCACTGGTGGAGGGCCTCCTGGGGGCCCGCCGGGGGTCCAGCTACAACCCTCAGGACTGGCTGCAGCACTGGCTGGAGCCAAACTACGTAAAGTACATAGG GATGAGAGCAGTCCGCCAAGCTCTGGTGGCAAAAGTGATTCCAACCGGTCCAGTGGTggcagtggtggtggtggggaggGCCTGATGCAGGAGATGAATGCCTTACTAGCTCGCAG aCGGAAAGCTTCAGAGAAACCTGATGAA GAGGACTCTAGCGGTCGGGGATCAG ATGCTGTGAAAAAGCCATGGGAACGATCCAACTCTGCAGACAAGTCCTCGCTGGTGTCAAG AGTGAGACCCATCGGAAGCACCAGTGAATCAGACACAGAATTTGACAGGATGAAACAG GAAATTTTGGATGAGGTTGTTCGTGAGTTGCATAAAGTGAAAGATGAAATCATAAATG CCATCAGACAAGAAATCGGCAGAATCAGTACGTCCTAA
- the degs2 gene encoding sphingolipid delta(4)-desaturase/C4-monooxygenase DES2, which translates to MGKTGGRNDFEWVYSDQPHTSRRKEILAKYPEIKSLMGPDPQLKWVVSGMVLTQFLACYLVHELSWKWIFFWAYAFGGCINHSLTLAIHDISHNVAFGNKLAKWNRWFAMWANLPIGLPYSASFKKYHIDHHRYLGGDQLDVDIPTDIEGWFFCTPARKVLWLFLQPLFYALRPLLVNPKPVGQLEIQNAVVQLVVDLIIYHLWGLKPIVYLIAGSVLGMGLHPISGHFIAEHYMFLKGHETYSYYGPLNMITFNVGYHMEHHDFPSIPGSKLPQVKQIAAEYYDSLPQHTSWTRVLWDFVFDDSIGPYARIKRDYKLSKQQ; encoded by the exons ATGGGGAAGACAGGTGGAAGAAACGACTTTGAATGGGTCTACTCTGACCAGCCGCACACCTCCAGAAGAAAAGAAATCCTGg CCAAATACCCAGAGATCAAGTCTCTGATGGGTCCAGATCCCCAGCTGAAGTGGGTGGTGTCAGGCATGGTCTTGACTCAATTCCTAGCATGCTACCTGGTCCATGAACTCTCCTGGAAGTGGATCTTCTTCTGGGCGTACGCCTTCGGAGGCTGCATCAACCACTCCCTGACTCTGGCCATCCACGACATCTCTCACAACGTGGCGTTTGGAAACAAGCTGGCTAAGTGGAACCGCTGGTTCGCCATGTGGGCCAACCTGCCCATTGGACTGCCGTACTCTGCCTCCTTTAAGAAGTACCACATCGACCACCATCGGTACCTGGGTGGAGACCAGCTGGATGTGGACATCCCCACAGACATTGAAGGGTGGTTCTTCTGCACGCCAGCCAGGAAGGTGCTCTGGCTGTTCCTGCAGCCGCTCTTCTATGCGCTCCGCCCGCTGTTGGTCAATCCTAAACCTGTGGGTCAGCTGGAGATCCAGAACGCAGTGGTTCAGCTTGTAGTGGACTTAATAATCTATCACCTGTGGGGGCTGAAGCCTATTGTTTACCTTATAGCAGGATCTGTACTGGGCATGGGACTGCACCCTATCTCTGGACATTTCATCGCTGAGCACTACATGTTCCTGAAAGGACACGAGACGTACTCTTACTACGGACCACTCAACATGATCACCTTCAATGTGGGGTATCACATGGAGCACCACGACTTTCCCAGCATACCTGGCAGCAAACTACCTCAG GTCAAGCAAATTGCAGCAGAGTACTATGACTCCCTGCCTCAGCACACTTCCTGGACCCGGGTATTATGGGACTTTGTGTTCGACGACAGCATCGGCCCCTACGCCAGAATCAAGCGGGACTACAAGCTCAGCAAGCAGCAGTAG
- the evla gene encoding enah/Vasp-like a isoform X1: MYSLDDFGEQSICQARASVMVYDDASKKWVPIKPGQQGFSRINIYHNTANNTFRVVGVKLQDQQVVINYSIVKGLKYNQATPTFHQWRDARQVYGLNFASKEEATTFSNAMLFALNVLSSPDSGGPVVQRQNGPSSEESEAQRRMMEQHQMQAHKERERRTSGSVVSTLQYKVSTPPTHPDTPPEYRQYRASTLPPSYVRVASSSPPSSASSSSSQEKEAGIARDKAQLSSQLSTSLASAFSPVQAGVNTMGRQVRQIPLSPPTAARHLYLQQQLQQQDIMLPPKHGTWSASHLQQMYAQMPPSSSPPVMMAMPVKQGMPPQPVLPMAHPLPPLNPRMKPPPLDPGTASGPHQYPQHQLHPQSNGQPDDSYTSHSQHLPLTPQYCEPVPLPPLIGQTAPGPAPQYPSTFHPQQQHLPPQQQQQQQQQQQQQQQQQVYYQQAQPPTTTTSTSSSSSSPPSYTAMSDGGSPKKTPSPVPQQAPMASSSPPVSAGHPAMLSVAPPAAVPAPMAGPPAPPPPPGPPPPMAVPPPMPPPLPTGGGPPGGPPGVQLQPSGLAAALAGAKLRKVHRDESSPPSSGGKSDSNRSSGGSGGGGEGLMQEMNALLARRRKASEKPDEEDSSGRGSDAVKKPWERSNSADKSSLVSRVRPIGSTSESDTEFDRMKQEILDEVVRELHKVKDEIINAIRQEIGRISTS; this comes from the exons GTGGTGATCAACTACTCCATAGTGAAAGGCCTGAAATACAATCAGGCCACCCCAACCTTCCACCAGTGGCGTGACGCCCGTCAGGTCTATGGGCTGAACTTTGCCAGTAAGGAGGAGGCCACTACCTTCTCCAACGCAATGCTGTTCGCCCTCAATGTCCTCAGCTCGCCTGACAGTGGAG GTCCAGTCGTTCAACGCCAAAATGGGCCGTCCTCGGAGGAAAGCGAGGCACAGAGGAG GATGATGGAGCAGCATCAGATGCAGGCGCACAAGGAGAGGGAGCGACGAACGTCTGGATCAG TCGTTTCCACTCTCCAATATAAAGTCTCCACCCCTCCCACCCACCCAGACACTCCACCCGAGTACAGACAGTACAGGGCTAGCACACTGCCACCCTCCTACGTCCGCGtggcctcctcctctcctccctcctctgcctcctcttcttcctcacagGAGAAAGAGGCGGGGATTGCTAGGGACAAGGCCCAGCTCTCTTCCCAGCTCTCCACCTCTCTAGCCTCTGCCTTTTCCCCAGTCCAGGCGGGCGTGAACACCATGGGCCGACAGGTCCGCCAGATCCCCCTGTCCCCCCCCACAGCCGCCCGCCACCTCTACCTGCAACAGCAACTGCAGCAACAAGACATCATGCTGCCCCCAAAACATGGCACCTGGTCAGCCTCGCATTTGCAGCAAATGTACGCCCAGatgcccccctcctcctccccgccTGTTATGATGGCCATGCCTGTGAAGCAGGGCATGCCCCCACAGCCTGTCCTCCCCATGGCTCACCCCCTCCCACCCCTGAACCCCAGAATGAAGCCCCCACCTCTTGACCCTGGCACTGCATCAGGCCCTCACCAGTACCCCCAGCACCAACTCCACCCTCAGTCCAACGGCCAGCCAGATGACTCCTACACTTCTCACTCTCAGCATCTGCCACTCACCCCACAGTACTGCGAGCCCGTCCCCCTGCCTCCCCTGATAGGTCAGACAGccccaggccccgccccccagtACCCATCCACCTTCCaccctcagcagcagcatctgccaccacaacaacaacaacaacaacaacaacaacaacagcagcagcagcagcagcaggtgtactACCAGCAGGCCCagccccccaccaccaccacctccacctcctcctcttcctcctcgcccCCCTCTTACACTGCCATGTCTGACGGGGGCTCGCCCAAGAAGACCCCCTCCCCTGTCCCCCAGCAGGCCCCCATGGCCAGCAGCA GCCCCCCTGTCTCTGCAGGTCACCCCGCCATGCTCTCTGTGGCTCCTCCAGCTGCAGTTCCAGCACCCATGGCTGGTCCTCCAGCCCCTCCACCCCCACCAGGTCCACCACCCCCAATGGCAGTGCCCCCACCTATGCCCCCTCCACTTCCCACTGGTGGAGGGCCTCCTGGGGGCCCGCCGGGGGTCCAGCTACAACCCTCAGGACTGGCTGCAGCACTGGCTGGAGCCAAACTACGTAAAGTACATAGG GATGAGAGCAGTCCGCCAAGCTCTGGTGGCAAAAGTGATTCCAACCGGTCCAGTGGTggcagtggtggtggtggggaggGCCTGATGCAGGAGATGAATGCCTTACTAGCTCGCAG aCGGAAAGCTTCAGAGAAACCTGATGAA GAGGACTCTAGCGGTCGGGGATCAG ATGCTGTGAAAAAGCCATGGGAACGATCCAACTCTGCAGACAAGTCCTCGCTGGTGTCAAG AGTGAGACCCATCGGAAGCACCAGTGAATCAGACACAGAATTTGACAGGATGAAACAG GAAATTTTGGATGAGGTTGTTCGTGAGTTGCATAAAGTGAAAGATGAAATCATAAATG CCATCAGACAAGAAATCGGCAGAATCAGTACGTCCTAA